One window of the Sphaerochaeta associata genome contains the following:
- a CDS encoding FAD binding domain-containing protein, translating into MIQEFLIATDTEEALRLKRNKVKSVWYAGGTEINRLNSTVEVKCAISLAKLGLDTITDEGSTIRIGSMVTLQQLIESDLIPQWLKDAASTCGSFTRRNMATIGGNLALMSDHSYLAPALLASRCRLLTANLTEGGAYSEDNIPIREYHTYHQQFSGTLLLAVSLSKDIRFVGSKRYATSVQNRSAVHVGFGATLNSEQVIDHVRVFAAVHGSGVQRLSNVENAIENGELTTREDVQLAVQHALKAGDDSIGSADYKRYIASEGIGQLFAEFLKGGVK; encoded by the coding sequence ATGATTCAGGAATTTCTCATTGCTACGGATACCGAGGAAGCCCTCAGACTGAAGCGTAATAAAGTGAAGAGTGTATGGTACGCCGGAGGAACGGAGATCAATAGGCTCAATTCCACTGTCGAGGTAAAGTGTGCCATCAGCCTGGCGAAGCTAGGCTTGGATACCATTACCGACGAAGGTTCAACCATCCGTATCGGCAGCATGGTTACACTGCAACAACTGATCGAATCGGATCTTATTCCCCAGTGGCTCAAGGACGCAGCATCGACCTGTGGTTCTTTCACCCGCAGAAACATGGCCACCATCGGCGGCAACCTTGCCCTGATGAGCGACCACTCCTATCTCGCGCCGGCTTTGCTTGCCTCACGCTGCCGATTGCTGACAGCCAACCTTACCGAAGGCGGTGCGTACAGCGAGGACAACATCCCCATCAGGGAATACCATACCTATCATCAGCAGTTCAGCGGCACGCTGTTGCTGGCGGTAAGTCTCTCCAAGGATATCCGGTTCGTCGGTTCCAAAAGGTATGCCACCAGTGTACAGAACCGCAGTGCGGTGCATGTGGGCTTCGGGGCGACCCTGAACAGCGAGCAGGTCATCGACCATGTACGGGTGTTCGCCGCAGTACACGGAAGCGGCGTTCAGCGGCTCAGCAACGTAGAGAATGCCATCGAGAACGGCGAATTGACAACCCGCGAAGATGTCCAACTGGCTGTGCAGCACGCCCTTAAAGCTGGTGATGACAGCATCGGCAGCGCAGATTACAAGCGCTATATCGCCAGTGAAGGCATCGGCCAGCTCTTTGCCGAGTTTCTGAAGGGAGGCGTAAAATGA
- a CDS encoding 8-oxoguanine deaminase, translated as MSSSLLLKNIYCLQPTFDGPQYHGADLLIVGNKVEAIAPTGNLQAIGKVRTIDCSKHVVIPGLVNTHHHFYQTLTRNHPAVQNAKLFDWLKFLYEVWKYVDEDAVYHSSLLAMAELMKTGCTLTTDHHYLYPRSFKGDLMGLQFEAADTLGMRFSPTRGSMSLSKKDGGLPPDSVVQTEDEILMDSERCIKTYHDNAPDAMHKIALAPCSPFSVTKGLMKETAALGRKYGVRLHTHLCETYDEADFCQEMYGMRPVALMQECGLIGEDVWYAHGIHFNDEELKILQQTKTHIAHCPSSNMRLGSGICRVKEMLGMGINVAVAVDGSASNDSSDMLAEVRQAMLLQRVRYGSDALTASQAFSMATEGGAKLLNFGKVGRLEKGWAADLAIFDVSTLPYAGSQSDPVASLLFCGTNHNTDYTIINGKVVVDRGQLVGFDEQELAQKANAISKRMMEMAARGEIV; from the coding sequence ATGAGTTCCTCGCTTCTATTGAAAAACATCTACTGCCTCCAACCCACATTCGACGGTCCCCAGTATCATGGTGCCGACCTTTTGATTGTTGGGAACAAGGTGGAGGCCATCGCTCCCACCGGGAACCTGCAAGCCATAGGGAAAGTTCGTACGATTGATTGTTCCAAGCATGTGGTCATCCCGGGCCTGGTAAACACCCATCACCATTTTTACCAAACGCTTACCCGCAACCATCCCGCTGTGCAGAATGCAAAGCTTTTTGATTGGCTGAAATTTCTCTATGAGGTTTGGAAATACGTCGACGAAGACGCCGTGTATCATTCATCGCTCTTGGCTATGGCAGAGCTGATGAAGACCGGTTGCACGCTTACCACCGATCATCACTACCTCTATCCCCGCTCATTCAAAGGGGATCTGATGGGTCTGCAGTTTGAAGCGGCCGATACCCTTGGCATGCGTTTCAGTCCCACCCGAGGCTCGATGAGCTTGAGTAAAAAGGATGGAGGGCTGCCTCCCGATAGCGTCGTACAGACCGAAGATGAGATTCTTATGGACAGTGAGCGGTGCATCAAGACCTATCATGACAACGCCCCGGATGCCATGCATAAAATTGCACTAGCCCCCTGCAGTCCGTTCAGCGTAACCAAGGGCTTGATGAAGGAGACTGCAGCACTTGGCCGCAAGTACGGGGTGCGGCTCCATACCCACCTCTGCGAGACATACGACGAAGCCGATTTCTGCCAGGAGATGTACGGCATGCGTCCGGTCGCCTTGATGCAGGAGTGCGGACTTATCGGTGAGGATGTATGGTACGCCCATGGCATCCACTTCAATGACGAGGAACTGAAGATTCTTCAACAGACCAAGACTCACATTGCACACTGTCCTTCCTCCAACATGAGATTGGGAAGCGGCATCTGCAGGGTCAAGGAGATGCTTGGCATGGGGATCAACGTTGCTGTTGCCGTCGATGGCAGTGCAAGCAACGACAGTTCCGACATGCTTGCGGAAGTTCGTCAGGCAATGTTGCTGCAGCGCGTCCGCTACGGATCTGACGCACTTACTGCAAGCCAGGCCTTCTCGATGGCAACCGAGGGGGGAGCAAAACTGCTCAACTTTGGAAAGGTCGGAAGACTTGAGAAGGGATGGGCTGCAGACCTGGCAATTTTCGATGTATCGACACTTCCGTATGCAGGAAGCCAGAGCGACCCGGTGGCCAGTCTGCTTTTCTGCGGAACCAATCACAATACCGACTATACGATCATCAATGGGAAGGTTGTAGTCGACCGCGGGCAGCTGGTCGGCTTCGACGAACAGGAGCTTGCCCAGAAAGCGAATGCGATCAGCAAGCGGATGATGGAAATGGCTGCCAGAGGAGAGATTGTATGA